A genomic segment from Brachyhypopomus gauderio isolate BG-103 unplaced genomic scaffold, BGAUD_0.2 sc86, whole genome shotgun sequence encodes:
- the LOC143493451 gene encoding uncharacterized protein LOC143493451, with amino-acid sequence MQFRFEVQMLVVLVVVLVAPSVSEGRVLSKCELRDLLNTTLHVNVLDFNITKIVCIAELNSGLNTSEIRNITVPSDDDDDDASPERGPAKRHRRGNSDYSSEEAEHDFDSSTVKAPTTPQRNGSFTGVTTAAPAQKSHDGPRRPRSAYGFKMHVSGGGHHGSKSGHSSSSEESDETETWTLYGLFQLPDRIACSSGRPHSLNLCNITCDSLTDDDLSDDIACVGTILTKAFSTGKHRDSFKELFQKLGSVWQQNKCDNVVDVQYFSSC; translated from the exons ATGCAGTTCCGTTTTGAAGTGCAGAtgttggtggtgttagtggtggtgttagtggctcccagtgtgagtgagggccgGGTGCTGAGCAAGTGTGAGCTGAGGGATCTGCTGAACACGACTCTACATGTGAATGTGTTGGACTTCAATATCACCAAAA TTGTGTGCATTGCTGAGCTGAACTCTGGCTTAAATACCAGTGAGATTCGCAATATCACTGTTcccagtgatgatgatgatgatgatgcctCTCCTGAGAGAGGACCTGCTAAACGTCATAGAAGAGGAAATAGTGATTATTCCAGTGAAGAGGCAGAACACGATTTTGATTCTTCAACAGTGAAAGCACCCACTACTCCACAGCGTAATGGCTCTTTCACTGGAG TGACGACGGCGGCACCTGCACAGAAATCTCACGATGGTCCACGCCGACCTAGGTCTGCCTATGGGTTCAAAATGCACGTCTCTGGTGGCGGCCATCATGGATCCAAGTCTGGTCACAGCTCCAGCAGTGAAGAATCTGATGAGACGGAAACGTGGACGCTGTACGGTTTGTTCCAGCTGCCGGATCGTATAGCCTGCTCTTCAGGAAGGCCACACTCACTCAACCTCTGCAATATAACCTGCGATA GTCTGACAGATGATGACCTCAGTGATGACATAGCCTGTGTTGGGACCATCCTAACTAAAGC ATTTTCAACCGGGAAGCACCGTGACTCCTTTAAAGAGCTCTTCCAGAAACT TGGTTCTGTTTGGCAGCAGAACAAGTGTGACAATGTGGTTGATGTCCAGTATTTCTCCAGCTGTTGA